One region of Mangifera indica cultivar Alphonso chromosome 3, CATAS_Mindica_2.1, whole genome shotgun sequence genomic DNA includes:
- the LOC123212449 gene encoding protein ELF4-LIKE 4-like, with translation MEGGVFSGIGNGAQIDGKVLQTFEKSFGQVQDILDQNRLLINEINQNHESKAPDNLTRNVGLIRELNSNIRRVVHLYADLSTSFSQSVEASSEGESGGTLKSDGKASQKRIRSG, from the coding sequence ATGGAAGGGGGTGTATTTTCAGGCATAGGTAATGGAGCACAAATAGATGGCAAGGTATTACAAACATTCGAAAAGAGTTTTGGGCAAGTTCAAGATATTTTAGACCAAAACAGGTTGCTAATCAATGAGATTAACCAAAACCATGAGTCAAAGGCGCCTGATAACTTGACACGAAATGTTGGTTTAATCAGGGAGCTTAATAGCAACATTAGAAGGGTGGTCCATCTCTATGCTGATCTCTCTACCTCCTTCTCCCAGTCAGTGGAGGCCTCATCAGAAGGAGAATCAGGTGGCACATTAAAATCCGACGGGAAAGCCAGTCAGAAAAGGATTAGATCCGGGTAG
- the LOC123212448 gene encoding uncharacterized protein LOC123212448, which produces MAGAALSLTPFFKSSLISSLSHNSRNPTAPFILNFGKRLLFRCSSKKKISFVDQILDYIEGGPKLRKWYGAPDLLPKDGSLKEDEAEDDYPDEERNYILVTDGDSEIGQMLILSLIVKRTPIKALVKDKRSAMESFGTYVESLVGDTSNKTFLKKALRGVRTIICPSEGFLSKVESLKGVKHVILLSQLSAYRGSSGIQALMRGNARKLAEQDESSLKASGIPYTIIRVGMLENTPGGKQGFRFEEGCAATGTLSKEDAALICVEALNAIPQSGLTFEVVNGEEKVSDWKQCLTRLMEKAQQ; this is translated from the exons ATGGCGGGGGCTGCTCTTTCTTTAACTCCTTTCTTCAAATCATCACtgatttcttctctttctcataATTCACGTAACCCCACTGCACCTTTCATTTTAAACTTCGGAAAAAGGCTTCTTTTTCGTTGCTCCTCCAAGAAAAAGATCAGCTTTGTTGATCAAATTCTAGACTACATTGAAG GGGGTCCAAAGTTGAGGAAATGGTATGGGGCGCCTGATCTTCTCCCAAAAGATGGATCTCTTAAGGAAGATGAAGCCGAAGATGACTATCCAG ATGAAGAAAGGAATTATATTCTGGTAACAGATGGAGATAGTGAAATCGGTCAG ATGCTGATACTCTCATTGATTGTGAAACGGACTCCAATCAAGGCACTGGTGAAGGATAAGCGAAGTGCCATGGAATCCTTTGGAACTTATGTTGAG TCATTGGTCGGAGACACAAGCAACAAAACCTTCCTCAAGAAAGCTCTCAGAGGCGTTCGCACAATCATTTGTCCAAGT GAAGGTTTTCTATCAAAAGTGGAGAGCTTAAAAGGAGTAAAGCATGTAATTCTCCTATCTCAG TTATCTGCTTATAGAGGTAGCAGTGGCATTCAAGCTCTCATGAGAGGAAATGCAAGAAAATTAGCGGAGCAAGATGAGTCTAGCCTTAAGGCCTCAGGAATTCCTTACACTATCATAAGGGTTGGCATGTTGGAAAACACTCCAGGTGGAAAGCAAGGTTTCAGATTTGAAGAG GGTTGCGCTGCAACGGGAACCCTTAGCAAGGAGGACGCTGCCCTTATTTGTGTGGAAGCACTTAATGCAATCCCACAATCAGGATTAACATTTGAG GTGGTTAACGGAGAGGAAAAGGTTTCAGATTGGAAACAGTGTTTGACTAGATTGATGGAAAAAGCACAACAGTAA